Proteins encoded by one window of Carassius carassius chromosome 30, fCarCar2.1, whole genome shotgun sequence:
- the LOC132110563 gene encoding V-set domain-containing T-cell activation inhibitor 1-like, producing the protein MLWLLLCVVVGDVLVATFEVIAPNKHLLAVRGRPAVLGCEFTPGPDLSSLVITWQRQEDSRVVHSFYYQQDQLDRQCPKYHNRTSLYVSELHKGNASLRIPSVELKDAGWYLCIVSNEKGTGRALLEVTYGALYSEPRLSFHVNSSALKMQFETEGFPKPEVIWLGEHNQNISHYMEIHDQTEDGLYLIKSSYEAQKPVVNVTFTLKNHLLNQNLQRTVCLSFDEDTTDHRIIVLAVLSVVCILLFIGIIGLAVHKQNKPRSSM; encoded by the exons ATGCTTTGGCTCTTGTTGTGCGTCGTGGTCGGGGATGTTCTTGTGG CTACATTTGAGGTGATTGCCCCTAATAAACATCTGCTGGCAGTCCGAGGTCGTCCAGCTGTACTGGGCTGTGAGTTCACACCTGGTCCTGACCTGTCCAGCTTGGTTATTACCTGGCAACGACAGGAGGACTCACGAGTTGTCCACAGTTTCTATTATCAACAGGACCAATTGGACCGACAATGTCCAAAATACCACAATCGGACCTCATTGTATGTTTCAGAGCTTCATAAAGGAAATGCCTCTCTAAGAATTCCATCAGTTGAACTGAAAGATGCAGGTTGGTACCTTTGCATAGTCAGCAATGAAAAGGGAACAGGAAGAGCCTTGCTGGAAGTGACTTATGGAG CTCTTTACTCTGAACCCAGGTTAAGCTTCCATGTAAACTCCTCTGCTTTAAAAATGCAGTTTGAGACAGAAGGTTTCCCTAAACCTGAGGTGATCTGGCTGGGGGAACACAACCAGAACATCAGCCATTACATGGAAATCCATGACCAAACAGAAGATGGACTTTATCTCATAAAGAGCAGTTATGAGGCTCAGAAGCCAGTGGTTAAtgtcacatttacattaaaaaatcacCTCCTGAACCAGAACCTTCAGAGAACGGTGTGCCTCAGCTTtg ATGAGGACACCACAGACCATAGGATTATTGTACTTGCTGTCCTGTCAGTGGTTTGCATTCTTCTGTTCATTGGCATCATTGGGTTAGCAGTGCACAAGCAGAACAAGCCGAGATCTTCGATGTGA
- the LOC132110564 gene encoding CD276 antigen-like isoform X1 produces the protein MAPNLREVSLCCLWIISVASFKVNVPERCLVAIKGRPALLGCEFTSDPDLSSLVVTWQRQEDSQVVHSFYYQQDNLDRQSPEYHNRTSLYMSELGKGNASLRINPVGPKDAGLYLCQVSNAKGTGKALIELDYGALYSEPRLNIYVNSTTVTVEFETEGFPKPEVIWLGENNQNLTYHLEIHDQTEDGLYYIKSSYEAQKPVVNVTFTLKNHLLNQNLQRTVCLSFVSDGDDGSTTVIILSILVVILFAVVMFLLLRKQIKYSL, from the exons CCTCTTTTAAGGTGAATGTTCCTGAAAGGTGTCTGGTGGCAATCAAAGGTCGTCCAGCTCTACTGGGCTGTGAGTTCACATCTGATCCTGACCTGTCCAGTCTGGTTGTTACCTGGCAACGTCAGGAGGACTCACAAGTCGTCCACAGTTTCTATTATCAACAGGACAATTTGGACAGACAGAGTCCAGAATACCACAACCGGACCTCATTGTATATGTCAGAGCTTGGTAAAGGTAATGCCTCTCTAAGAATAAATCCAGTTGGACCAAAGGATGCAGGCCTGTACCTGTGTCAAGTGAGCAATGCTAAAGGGACTGGAAAGGCTCTGATAGAGCTGGACTATGGGG CCCTTTATTCAGAGCCTAGGCTCAACATTTATGTGAACTCTACTACTGTGACAGTGGAGTTTGAGACAGAAGGTTTCCCTAAACCTGAGGTGATCTGGCTGGGGGAAAATAACCAGAATCTCACCTATCACCTGGAGATCCACGACCAAACAGAAGATGGACTTTATTACATAAAGAGCAGTTATGAGGCCCAGAAGCCAGTGGTTAATGTCACATTTACATTAAAGAATCACCTCCTGAACCAGAACCTGCAGAGAACAGTGTGCCTCAGCTTTG TTTCAGATGGAGATGATGGAAGCACTACAGTCATTATTCTTTCAATACTGGTTGTCATTCTTTTtgctgttgtgatgtttttactgttaagaaaacaaataaagtatTCGCTATGA
- the LOC132110564 gene encoding uncharacterized protein LOC132110564 isoform X3, producing MAPNLREVSLCCLWIISVASFKVNVPERCLVAIKGRPALLGCEFTSDPDLSSLVVTWQRQEDSQVVHSFYYQQDNLDRQSPEYHNRTSLYMSELGKALYSEPRLNIYVNSTTVTVEFETEGFPKPEVIWLGENNQNLTYHLEIHDQTEDGLYYIKSSYEAQKPVVNVTFTLKNHLLNQNLQRTVCLSFVSDGDDGSTTVIILSILVVILFAVVMFLLLRKQIKYSL from the exons CCTCTTTTAAGGTGAATGTTCCTGAAAGGTGTCTGGTGGCAATCAAAGGTCGTCCAGCTCTACTGGGCTGTGAGTTCACATCTGATCCTGACCTGTCCAGTCTGGTTGTTACCTGGCAACGTCAGGAGGACTCACAAGTCGTCCACAGTTTCTATTATCAACAGGACAATTTGGACAGACAGAGTCCAGAATACCACAACCGGACCTCATTGTATATGTCAGAGCTTGGTAAAG CCCTTTATTCAGAGCCTAGGCTCAACATTTATGTGAACTCTACTACTGTGACAGTGGAGTTTGAGACAGAAGGTTTCCCTAAACCTGAGGTGATCTGGCTGGGGGAAAATAACCAGAATCTCACCTATCACCTGGAGATCCACGACCAAACAGAAGATGGACTTTATTACATAAAGAGCAGTTATGAGGCCCAGAAGCCAGTGGTTAATGTCACATTTACATTAAAGAATCACCTCCTGAACCAGAACCTGCAGAGAACAGTGTGCCTCAGCTTTG TTTCAGATGGAGATGATGGAAGCACTACAGTCATTATTCTTTCAATACTGGTTGTCATTCTTTTtgctgttgtgatgtttttactgttaagaaaacaaataaagtatTCGCTATGA
- the LOC132110564 gene encoding CD276 antigen-like isoform X2: protein MAPNLREVSLCCLWIISVASFKVNVPERCLVAIKGRPALLGCEFTSDPDLSSLVVTWQRQEDSQVVHSFYYQQDNLDRQSPEYHNRTSLYMSELGKGNASLRINPVGPKDAGLYLCQVSNAKGTGKALIELDYGALYSEPRLNIYVNSTTVTVEFETEGFPKPEVIWLGENNQNLTYHLEIHDQTEDGLYYIKSSYEAQKPVVNVTFTLKNHLLNQNLQRTVCLSFGKDLLSL from the exons CCTCTTTTAAGGTGAATGTTCCTGAAAGGTGTCTGGTGGCAATCAAAGGTCGTCCAGCTCTACTGGGCTGTGAGTTCACATCTGATCCTGACCTGTCCAGTCTGGTTGTTACCTGGCAACGTCAGGAGGACTCACAAGTCGTCCACAGTTTCTATTATCAACAGGACAATTTGGACAGACAGAGTCCAGAATACCACAACCGGACCTCATTGTATATGTCAGAGCTTGGTAAAGGTAATGCCTCTCTAAGAATAAATCCAGTTGGACCAAAGGATGCAGGCCTGTACCTGTGTCAAGTGAGCAATGCTAAAGGGACTGGAAAGGCTCTGATAGAGCTGGACTATGGGG CCCTTTATTCAGAGCCTAGGCTCAACATTTATGTGAACTCTACTACTGTGACAGTGGAGTTTGAGACAGAAGGTTTCCCTAAACCTGAGGTGATCTGGCTGGGGGAAAATAACCAGAATCTCACCTATCACCTGGAGATCCACGACCAAACAGAAGATGGACTTTATTACATAAAGAGCAGTTATGAGGCCCAGAAGCCAGTGGTTAATGTCACATTTACATTAAAGAATCACCTCCTGAACCAGAACCTGCAGAGAACAGTGTGCCTCAGCTTTGGTAAAGACCTTCTTTCACTCTGA